From the Psychrobacillus sp. FSL K6-4046 genome, one window contains:
- a CDS encoding M42 family metallopeptidase yields the protein MNEETRALFKTLTELPGAPGNEHAVRAFMRSELTKYSDEIVQDNLGGIFGVKKGDENGPKILVAGHMDEVGFMVSGITDNGMIRFQPLGGWWNQVLLAQRVEIIAYNQAIPGVIGSIPPHLLSDEVRNRPMDIKNMLIDVGADDKEDVKRMGIKPGDQIVPVCPFTPMANDKKIMAKAWDNRYGCGLAIELLKEVQNEQLPNMLYSGANVMEEVGLRGAQASTNMIKPDLFFALDASPANDASGNKNEFGQLGKGTLLRIFDRSMITHRGMREFVLDMAETNNIPYQYFISQGGTDAGRVHTSLEGVPSAVIGICSRYIHTSSSIIHTDDYAAAKELIVKLVKACDRTTLETIKANV from the coding sequence ATGAATGAAGAAACACGCGCGTTATTTAAAACGTTAACTGAGTTACCAGGAGCGCCAGGAAATGAGCATGCGGTTCGTGCCTTTATGCGAAGTGAACTAACTAAATATTCAGATGAAATTGTACAGGATAATTTAGGTGGGATATTCGGGGTAAAAAAAGGTGACGAAAATGGACCGAAGATTTTAGTTGCTGGACACATGGACGAGGTAGGATTTATGGTTTCCGGTATTACGGATAACGGTATGATTCGTTTTCAGCCACTGGGAGGCTGGTGGAACCAAGTTTTACTTGCTCAACGTGTAGAAATCATTGCGTATAACCAAGCAATTCCAGGAGTAATAGGCTCCATTCCACCTCATTTGTTGAGTGATGAGGTTCGTAATAGACCAATGGATATTAAAAATATGCTAATTGACGTGGGTGCAGATGACAAAGAGGATGTTAAACGTATGGGTATCAAGCCTGGCGATCAAATTGTCCCTGTCTGCCCGTTCACTCCAATGGCAAATGATAAGAAAATAATGGCGAAGGCTTGGGACAACCGTTATGGCTGTGGTCTGGCAATCGAATTATTAAAAGAAGTTCAAAATGAACAATTACCGAACATGCTATATTCCGGTGCAAACGTAATGGAAGAGGTTGGACTTCGCGGTGCACAAGCTTCGACAAATATGATTAAGCCGGATCTATTCTTTGCTTTAGACGCTAGTCCAGCTAATGATGCTTCTGGTAATAAAAATGAGTTTGGTCAATTAGGGAAAGGTACACTTCTACGTATTTTTGACCGATCTATGATTACTCATCGTGGTATGAGAGAATTTGTATTAGATATGGCTGAAACGAATAACATACCTTATCAGTACTTTATCTCCCAAGGTGGTACAGACGCAGGACGTGTCCATACTTCACTAGAAGGCGTTCCGAGCGCAGTTATTGGTATTTGTTCACGTTATATTCATACATCATCATCTATCATTCATACTGATGACTACGCTGCAGCGAAAGAATTAATCGTGAAGCTAGTTAAGGCGTGTGACCGCACTACTCTAGAAACGATTAAAGCTAATGTATAA
- a CDS encoding DUF84 family protein — protein MMHKILIATNNRAKTKAVETVGRLYYPNAIFINQDVPSLVSDQPMSNEETRQGAINRAKHAMDILDGTFSIGLEGGVQEIDGTMYICNWGALAIKTGEVFTATGAGVPLPVEIAEQLRAGGELGPIMDVYTNKQGIRHNEGAIGVFTNGIIKRNDMFEHIMLLLIGQYELFLKLKHDKIDLYE, from the coding sequence ATGATGCATAAAATACTGATTGCAACTAATAATAGAGCTAAAACTAAGGCAGTAGAAACAGTAGGGAGATTATATTATCCCAATGCTATTTTTATAAATCAGGACGTGCCCTCTTTAGTGTCCGACCAACCAATGAGTAATGAGGAGACTAGACAAGGTGCTATCAACCGAGCCAAACATGCAATGGATATTTTAGATGGAACATTCAGTATTGGATTAGAGGGTGGAGTACAAGAAATCGATGGAACTATGTACATTTGCAACTGGGGAGCACTAGCAATCAAAACAGGGGAAGTGTTTACTGCTACTGGAGCTGGTGTACCATTACCCGTGGAAATTGCAGAGCAGCTGAGAGCTGGAGGGGAACTAGGTCCTATAATGGACGTCTATACCAACAAGCAGGGGATTCGTCACAACGAAGGAGCTATTGGTGTATTTACTAATGGTATAATAAAAAGAAATGATATGTTTGAGCACATCATGTTATTACTTATAGGTCAATATGAACTCTTTTTAAAGCTAAAGCATGATAAAATAGATTTATATGAATGA